The Meiothermus sp. genome segment CACCCCCTCGACCTCGGCCCCTTCAGCCAGACGGCGGTGCAGGCTGGGGGGCATCCGCACCAGTACCTTGCCGCCGTAGTTGCGCTCGGTGGAGGGCAGGGGAATTTCGTCGCCGTGCTCGTAGGCCACCTCGAGCCACAACTGACGGGCCTCCTCGATCATAGCCAGGGCTTCTTGTGCGGTCTCGCCCACTGAAACACAGCCCGGTAGATCGGGAATTAGAGCGGTGTAGCCTCCCTCGGCCTCTTTTACCAGGGTAATGGGATAGCGTAAGCCCAGGTAGTACTCCAAAGGCTTGCGCCCAACCTCCATTTTCATTCTTCCTCCTCCCCTATGACCTTTAGAACTTGCTTGAGGTAAGTGGTTTTGACTACCTGACCACCGTGCTTGGGAACGGTCAGCTTCCGGCCATCCGGGTGCCGAAAGATATGGTGGCTACCGTTGGCGCGCTTCTCGATAAAGCCATACGCCCGCAGCACCCGTTCCACTTCCTCATAACGCATCTCAGGTGGCAGACGGCGCATCTTTTCGAGCAGTTTTTCTAGCTGGCCCATCTACCACTTTCCTGCTATGATATTACAAATAATATCACTTGTCTACGCTAACGGACACCCGATGCACAGGAGCATGTTGATATACGGTTGAGCTGCCCGATCAAGGGTTCCCCCGACATAGCCTACGAAGCCAGCATCCCCCGCAGCGCTTCGGCAGCCGGGTTGCCCGCCTCCGTGGGGTAAAACAGCCAGAAAAGCCGCCTGAGTTCCATGCCCTTGATGCGCAAGGCCCGCAGGTTGCCCACCTTTACGTTGGGGCGTACCACCACGTTCGAGACGATGCCCACCCCGGCCCCCTCGAGCACCAGCCGCTTGGTGACCTCGTGGTTGTCGGTGTAAAAGACCGGGTTGACCTCGAGGCCGGCCTGTTCTAGGGCCGAGCCCAGCACCCGGAAGGTCATGGCTCCCGGTTCCCGCACAATCAGCGGAACCTCGGCCAGGTGTTCGGGGGTTATTTCTTCCTTTCGAGCCCAGGGGTGCTCGGGCGGTACAATCACCACCAGCTCGTCTTCGTAAAAAAGCTGCCGCTCGAAGCCCTCGATATGCTCCACTGCCTCTACCACGGCCAGCTCAATTTCGCCCTGCATGAGCCGCTGGGTCAGCCGCTCGGAGCTGCCACTCTCTAGCTTAATGCGAATATCGGGATAGAGCCTTTTGAACTCGGTCAGGTAGCGGGGCAGCACATACACCGCCATGGTGGTCGAGGCACCAATCTCTACCCGCCCGCGCTCGAGGCGCTCCAAAGCCTGTGCGGCCTGCACAAACTCCTCCAGCGCCTGCACGGCCCGCCGGGCTTCGGGCAGCAAGTCCTGCCCGGTTTTGGTCAGCACCAGCCGGCGGCCCTGGCGGTGGAAGAGGGCCCGGCCAATCTGGGTTTCCAGGGCCCGCAGGTGCTGGCTCACACCCGGCTGGGTCATACCCAGGCTCAGGGCGGCCCGGCCCACACTGCCCTCCTGTACCACACACAAAAACACCCGCAAGGCCTGGGGGTTTGGAAAGGGGCGACGTTCAATCATAAGTATATATTATCAAAAAACTTAAATATAAACTTGCACTATTTATCACAAGCTTCTACCCTGAAGCGTACCAGAGGAGGTGAGCATGATCGTCACGGAACGCCCCACGCGCAACCTATCCCTCGATTTGTTGCGCAGCACCGAAGCCGCAGCCCTGGCTGCGGCCCGCTGGGTGGGGCTGGGCAACAAAAACGACGGTGACCAGGCCGCAGTAGATGCCATGCGGCTGCTGCTCGGCACCATTCCCATGCGGGCCCGGGTGGTCATTGGCGAAGGCGAAAAGGACAAGGCCCCCATGCTCTACAACGGCGAGGAACTCGGCACCGGCGAAGGCCCCGAGACCGAGCTGGCTGTAGATCCCATCGAGGGCACCCGCTTGGTGGCCCATGGGCGGCCTGGGGCCAT includes the following:
- a CDS encoding type II toxin-antitoxin system HicB family antitoxin, with protein sequence MKMEVGRKPLEYYLGLRYPITLVKEAEGGYTALIPDLPGCVSVGETAQEALAMIEEARQLWLEVAYEHGDEIPLPSTERNYGGKVLVRMPPSLHRRLAEGAEVEGVSLNQHIVGLLSEASALRAVRHELRSLQECVLALQRRMDDWEAYRFEYRSQQSGFFTEYSRVEVNGYAIQG
- a CDS encoding type II toxin-antitoxin system HicA family toxin — its product is MGQLEKLLEKMRRLPPEMRYEEVERVLRAYGFIEKRANGSHHIFRHPDGRKLTVPKHGGQVVKTTYLKQVLKVIGEEEE
- a CDS encoding LysR family transcriptional regulator: MIERRPFPNPQALRVFLCVVQEGSVGRAALSLGMTQPGVSQHLRALETQIGRALFHRQGRRLVLTKTGQDLLPEARRAVQALEEFVQAAQALERLERGRVEIGASTTMAVYVLPRYLTEFKRLYPDIRIKLESGSSERLTQRLMQGEIELAVVEAVEHIEGFERQLFYEDELVVIVPPEHPWARKEEITPEHLAEVPLIVREPGAMTFRVLGSALEQAGLEVNPVFYTDNHEVTKRLVLEGAGVGIVSNVVVRPNVKVGNLRALRIKGMELRRLFWLFYPTEAGNPAAEALRGMLAS